A stretch of the Polyangiaceae bacterium genome encodes the following:
- a CDS encoding ISAs1 family transposase produces MLVKRFGDARLDEVRDPRNPRGRRWDLGSLLASALLGMVAGSRSLREVEQLTAELTPAVRAKLGIARRVPDTTLRDALAALEPDDVRPALHAATRAAQRRKALEPNGSPFGVVSLDGKATRVPAADDFFAQRQTAPAEARLLGLVRTVTATLTSSTERPVIDVVPIPASTNEMGMFQRCLCALMRTYARSDLFRLVTYDAGACSRENARAVRDLGLHYLFAVKSTQPSLHTEAVRWLCGLEPDQAAASSTDLHHGRSVVRRIYLGEALAAPEGWEHLRTVLRVEVETLDSKGVRVASDNRYFVSSLPRSRLSEVQWLLVVRRHWGVETAHQLLDGAFAEDHHPWIEQNPRATVVVMVLRRIAYTLLALWRGVTLRSDEQRRRPWRDLMRDIWLCTVKATAETPRNSSDRRLPPAPA; encoded by the coding sequence AGCGCGCTGCTCGGGATGGTGGCCGGGAGCAGGAGCCTGCGCGAGGTCGAGCAGCTGACCGCGGAGCTCACGCCCGCGGTGCGCGCGAAGCTCGGAATCGCACGTCGTGTTCCGGACACTACGTTGCGCGACGCGCTCGCGGCGCTCGAGCCCGACGACGTCCGCCCGGCCCTGCACGCTGCGACTCGCGCCGCCCAGCGCCGCAAGGCGCTCGAGCCCAACGGCTCACCCTTCGGCGTCGTCTCGCTCGACGGCAAGGCGACCCGTGTGCCTGCCGCCGACGACTTCTTCGCCCAGCGTCAGACGGCGCCGGCCGAGGCGCGCCTGCTCGGCCTGGTCAGGACCGTCACGGCCACGCTGACCAGCTCCACCGAGCGACCCGTCATCGATGTCGTCCCGATCCCGGCCAGCACCAACGAGATGGGCATGTTTCAGCGCTGTCTCTGCGCCTTGATGCGGACCTACGCGCGCAGCGACCTGTTTCGCCTCGTCACCTACGACGCCGGCGCGTGCTCCAGAGAGAACGCTCGGGCGGTGCGCGACCTCGGCCTTCACTACCTGTTCGCCGTCAAGAGCACCCAACCCTCCCTCCACACCGAGGCCGTGCGCTGGCTGTGTGGCCTGGAGCCTGACCAGGCCGCCGCCTCCAGCACGGATCTCCACCACGGTCGCTCCGTCGTGCGGCGCATCTACCTCGGTGAAGCCCTTGCCGCGCCGGAAGGTTGGGAGCATCTCAGGACCGTGCTCCGCGTCGAGGTCGAGACGCTCGATTCCAAGGGCGTCCGGGTCGCGAGCGACAACCGCTACTTCGTTTCCAGCTTGCCGCGCTCTCGACTCAGCGAGGTCCAATGGCTGCTCGTCGTGCGCCGCCACTGGGGCGTCGAGACTGCCCATCAGCTTCTCGATGGCGCCTTCGCCGAGGACCATCATCCGTGGATCGAACAGAACCCGCGAGCCACGGTCGTCGTGATGGTGCTGCGGCGCATCGCATACACGCTGCTCGCGCTCTGGCGCGGGGTGACTTTGCGCAGCGACGAACAGCGTAGGCGGCCCTGGCGCGACCTGATGCGCGACATCTGGCTCTGCACAGTCAAGGCCACCGCAGAGACCCCTCGAAACTCGAGTGACCGCCGGCTCCCGCCGGCGCCCGCGTGA
- a CDS encoding sigma 54-interacting transcriptional regulator, with translation MAFQTDDGVSKTDVWVSAAEGGVRVVALWDAHVVTKKLSAGGVYTVGRAPECEVRVDHPSVSRRHARLHVGDVIRIEDLGSANGTIVGRTRLAPSSTVDWTPGDLLVIGATTLFLQSTEQSRDELVPSVSRAPASPWPESGAMGRIARVLALVAPGDITVLLLGETGVGKELAAETVHRLSRRAEQPFVRLNCAALPENLLESELFGYERGAFTGADKQKPGLLEGADKGTVFLDEIGELPLPTQAKLLRVLESREVTRLGSVTPKKIDVRFVAATNRDLGDHVARGGFRKDLLFRLSGMPVHIPALRERREEILPLARRFAAESAAHLGRAGKELTPRAIAALEGHSWPGNVRELRNVMERALLLSEQGPIDAEHLALELGTTPVESGAPASITQPSVVHPSGELDLKKAMAEFEKAQIERALSASGGNQTRAAELLGISRRALVTKLGEYGLTHKKPR, from the coding sequence ATGGCCTTTCAAACCGACGACGGAGTCTCCAAGACCGACGTGTGGGTGAGCGCCGCCGAGGGCGGCGTGCGCGTGGTTGCGCTGTGGGACGCCCACGTCGTGACGAAGAAGCTCTCCGCGGGCGGCGTCTACACCGTCGGGCGCGCCCCGGAGTGCGAGGTGCGCGTCGATCACCCGAGCGTGTCGCGCCGGCACGCGCGCCTGCACGTCGGCGACGTCATCCGGATCGAGGATCTCGGCAGCGCCAACGGCACCATCGTCGGGCGCACCCGGCTCGCGCCGAGCTCGACCGTGGACTGGACACCCGGCGACCTCTTGGTGATCGGCGCGACGACGCTGTTCTTGCAGTCCACCGAGCAGTCTCGAGACGAGCTCGTGCCGAGCGTTTCGCGCGCTCCCGCTTCGCCCTGGCCGGAGTCCGGCGCCATGGGGCGCATCGCGCGCGTGCTCGCCCTGGTCGCCCCGGGCGACATCACCGTGCTGCTCCTGGGCGAGACGGGCGTGGGCAAGGAGCTCGCCGCCGAGACGGTGCATCGCCTGTCTCGGCGCGCAGAGCAGCCGTTCGTGCGCCTGAACTGCGCTGCGTTGCCGGAGAACCTCCTGGAGAGCGAGCTCTTCGGCTACGAGCGCGGCGCCTTCACCGGCGCGGACAAGCAGAAGCCCGGGCTGCTCGAGGGCGCGGACAAGGGCACCGTGTTCCTGGACGAGATCGGTGAGCTGCCGCTGCCGACCCAGGCCAAGCTCCTGCGCGTGCTCGAGAGCCGCGAGGTCACCCGCCTGGGCTCGGTCACCCCCAAGAAGATCGACGTGCGCTTCGTGGCCGCGACCAACCGCGATCTCGGCGATCACGTCGCCCGCGGCGGGTTTCGCAAGGACCTCTTGTTCCGGCTGAGCGGCATGCCGGTGCACATCCCGGCGCTCAGGGAGCGACGCGAGGAGATCCTACCGCTGGCCAGGCGCTTCGCGGCGGAGTCCGCGGCGCACCTGGGCCGGGCCGGCAAGGAGCTCACTCCCCGTGCGATCGCCGCGCTCGAGGGCCACTCCTGGCCCGGCAACGTGCGCGAGCTGCGCAACGTGATGGAGCGCGCGCTGCTGCTCTCGGAACAGGGTCCCATCGACGCCGAGCACCTCGCGCTGGAGCTCGGGACGACCCCGGTGGAGAGCGGCGCGCCGGCCTCGATCACCCAGCCTTCGGTCGTACACCCGTCGGGCGAGCTCGACCTGAAGAAGGCCATGGCCGAGTTCGAGAAAGCGCAGATCGAGCGCGCCCTCTCCGCCTCCGGCGGCAATCAGACCCGCGCCGCCGAGCTGCTCGGTATCTCGCGGCGGGCGCTGGTCACGAAGCTCGGCGAGTACGGGCTCACGCACAAGAAGCCGCGCTGA
- a CDS encoding serine/threonine protein kinase — MSEIRRERRVLGRYLLADAIAAGGMATIHLGRLLGPVGFARTVAIKRLHPQFAKDPEFVAAFLDEARLAARIHHPNVAQTLDVVATDGELFLVMEYVSGESLSQLLKRLRKRDSTMPSSIASAVVTNALYGLHAAHEAKSEDGEPLRIVHRDVSPHNILVGVDGAARVVDFGIAKAAKRSKETEVGRIKGKIAYMSPEQVKSQPLDRRSDVFSAGIVLWETLTGRRLFEDTDPFLVMSQVLEAPLSPPSRLVPGISPELDAVVMRALARDREARFQTAREMAIAIEHALPPALGRQVGDWVEATVGDELERRGQALERLQREEGSESGSVAPAESEATADYQHSVVAELAPPVREPPTEVTTPMRVEPVPAPKRATFNALVGIAAGVVLFTLLVVAAITTRGGDEAPAVAAPSPTAPSAPPPVEPNASAEPTAVAPPPSIEPTPPKPAPSSKPVVRPSKPPKIDCNPPYWVDAEGIKHYKKDCKLR; from the coding sequence GTGAGCGAGATCCGCCGAGAGCGTCGCGTGCTCGGGCGCTATCTCCTGGCCGACGCCATCGCCGCGGGGGGAATGGCGACCATCCACCTGGGCCGGCTGCTCGGGCCGGTGGGCTTCGCGCGCACCGTGGCGATCAAGCGACTGCACCCGCAGTTCGCCAAGGACCCCGAGTTCGTCGCCGCGTTTCTGGACGAGGCGCGGCTCGCGGCGCGCATCCATCACCCCAACGTGGCGCAGACTCTGGACGTCGTCGCCACGGACGGCGAGCTCTTCCTGGTGATGGAGTACGTCAGCGGCGAGTCGCTCTCCCAGCTGCTCAAGCGCTTGCGCAAGCGCGACTCGACGATGCCGTCGAGCATCGCCAGCGCCGTCGTGACCAACGCGCTCTACGGCCTGCACGCCGCGCACGAGGCCAAGAGCGAGGACGGCGAGCCGCTCCGCATCGTGCACCGCGACGTCTCACCGCACAACATCCTGGTGGGCGTGGACGGCGCCGCGCGCGTCGTCGACTTCGGCATCGCCAAGGCCGCCAAGCGCAGCAAGGAGACCGAGGTCGGGCGCATCAAGGGCAAGATCGCCTACATGTCGCCGGAGCAGGTCAAGAGCCAGCCGCTCGATCGGCGCTCGGACGTGTTCTCGGCGGGTATCGTGCTGTGGGAGACGCTCACCGGCCGGCGCTTGTTCGAGGACACCGATCCGTTCCTGGTCATGTCCCAGGTGCTCGAAGCGCCGCTCTCACCGCCCAGCCGTCTGGTGCCGGGGATCTCGCCCGAGCTCGACGCGGTCGTGATGCGCGCGCTCGCGCGTGACCGCGAAGCACGCTTCCAGACCGCGCGGGAGATGGCCATCGCCATCGAGCACGCGCTGCCGCCGGCGCTCGGGCGTCAGGTCGGCGATTGGGTCGAGGCCACGGTCGGCGACGAGCTCGAGCGCAGGGGTCAGGCGCTCGAGCGCCTGCAGCGGGAGGAAGGCTCGGAGTCAGGCTCGGTGGCGCCTGCCGAGAGCGAAGCCACCGCCGACTATCAGCACTCGGTGGTGGCGGAGCTCGCGCCGCCCGTGCGGGAGCCGCCGACGGAGGTCACCACGCCGATGCGCGTCGAGCCGGTGCCTGCGCCGAAGCGCGCGACGTTCAACGCCCTGGTCGGCATCGCGGCCGGAGTGGTGCTGTTCACGCTGCTGGTGGTGGCGGCGATCACCACGCGCGGCGGCGACGAAGCGCCCGCGGTGGCCGCTCCGTCGCCGACGGCGCCGAGCGCGCCGCCACCGGTCGAGCCGAACGCGAGCGCGGAGCCCACGGCGGTAGCTCCGCCCCCGAGCATCGAACCCACGCCGCCGAAGCCTGCCCCGAGCTCGAAGCCCGTCGTGCGCCCGTCGAAGCCCCCGAAGATCGACTGCAACCCACCCTACTGGGTCGATGCAGAGGGCATCAAGCACTACAAGAAGGACTGCAAGCTGCGCTGA
- a CDS encoding CDP-alcohol phosphatidyltransferase family protein, which yields MANRAVHSSRELAQYRGSSSTDYASKRLSGSVWEHVPLATAAYRGCLVAGAAVGRTGVSANALTYASLVLAALAGVAAASGSFIAAALLVIASGAFDLFDGVVARATGSTSRWGALLDSTVDRLSDGLPLVGLAVFYAGHGGWVVAVPVLAILGAFTVSYVRARAEALGSVLPPLFMRRAERVLLLTLSLIAGVVPCKEHTLAAPLTLLGVAVLAASSFIGVVSALRAARQALATPAPLSRTHSD from the coding sequence GTGGCGAATCGAGCCGTCCATTCTTCTCGGGAGCTCGCCCAGTATCGGGGCTCGAGCTCGACCGACTACGCTTCCAAGCGCCTGAGCGGAAGTGTCTGGGAGCACGTGCCGCTGGCCACCGCCGCCTACCGCGGCTGCCTGGTGGCCGGCGCTGCCGTGGGGCGCACGGGCGTCTCCGCCAATGCCCTCACTTATGCGTCGTTGGTCCTGGCCGCCCTGGCCGGCGTCGCTGCGGCATCGGGCTCGTTCATCGCCGCCGCGCTCCTGGTGATCGCCAGCGGTGCGTTCGACCTGTTCGACGGCGTCGTGGCCCGCGCCACGGGCAGCACCTCGCGCTGGGGCGCCCTGCTCGACTCGACGGTCGATCGGCTGTCCGACGGCCTGCCCCTGGTCGGCCTCGCGGTCTTCTACGCGGGCCACGGTGGCTGGGTCGTCGCCGTGCCGGTCTTGGCCATCCTCGGCGCTTTCACCGTGAGCTACGTCCGCGCCCGGGCCGAGGCGCTGGGCAGCGTGCTGCCACCCTTGTTCATGCGCCGCGCGGAGCGGGTGCTCTTGCTCACGCTCTCCCTCATCGCCGGAGTCGTCCCATGCAAGGAGCACACGCTCGCCGCGCCGCTCACGCTGCTCGGAGTGGCGGTGCTCGCCGCGTCCAGCTTCATCGGAGTCGTGTCGGCGCTCCGGGCAGCGCGTCAAGCGCTCGCGACGCCCGCGCCACTCTCGCGAACGCACTCGGACTGA
- a CDS encoding phosphatase PAP2 family protein → MTSALRHVRELWGKWWFLPGGIPLAYLAFVVAMGDTRFEHVALIGLAVGLAYFGPRSRRFFADIWPYLAVAIGYDAVRYPRRLLVGADRVLGCGLRDAELAIFPAGGGRTWQDFAQAHAHPVLDLIFAVPYAIFAYLALLYAAYLYVVDRPRMRHYLWAFAIGNYISFFMWLVVPAAPPWYLRAHGCAIDMAALPSPAALARVDAMLGISYFHDFYSRSSSVFGAMPSMHCAYPVLGLLTAWKAASWKTRPIHLLYSLVMFLAAVYLDHHWILDAIGGWLVAIVAVVAAKRLLVRFGLDAQPT, encoded by the coding sequence GTGACGTCGGCGCTCCGACACGTGCGCGAGCTCTGGGGCAAGTGGTGGTTCTTGCCCGGCGGGATCCCGCTCGCGTACCTGGCGTTCGTCGTCGCGATGGGCGACACACGCTTCGAGCACGTCGCGCTGATCGGTCTGGCGGTCGGGCTAGCTTACTTCGGCCCGCGCTCGAGGCGCTTCTTCGCGGACATCTGGCCCTACCTCGCCGTCGCCATCGGCTACGACGCGGTCCGCTACCCGCGCCGGCTCCTGGTGGGCGCCGACCGGGTGCTGGGCTGCGGCCTGCGCGACGCGGAGCTGGCGATCTTCCCGGCGGGCGGCGGCCGGACCTGGCAGGACTTCGCGCAGGCCCACGCGCACCCGGTGCTGGACCTGATCTTCGCCGTGCCCTACGCGATCTTCGCCTACCTGGCGCTGCTCTACGCTGCGTACCTCTACGTCGTCGATCGCCCGCGCATGCGCCACTACTTGTGGGCGTTCGCCATCGGCAACTACATCTCCTTCTTCATGTGGCTGGTCGTGCCGGCGGCTCCGCCCTGGTACCTGCGCGCTCACGGCTGCGCCATCGACATGGCCGCGCTGCCGAGCCCCGCAGCGCTGGCGCGCGTGGACGCGATGCTGGGCATCAGCTACTTCCACGACTTCTACTCGCGCTCGTCCAGCGTGTTCGGCGCGATGCCCAGCATGCACTGCGCCTACCCGGTGCTCGGCCTGCTGACCGCATGGAAGGCGGCGAGCTGGAAGACCCGACCGATTCACCTGCTCTACTCGCTGGTCATGTTCCTGGCCGCGGTCTACCTGGACCACCACTGGATCCTGGACGCCATCGGCGGATGGCTGGTCGCCATCGTCGCGGTCGTGGCAGCGAAGCGGCTGCTCGTGCGCTTCGGGCTCGACGCTCAGCCGACCTGA
- a CDS encoding MMPL family transporter has product MSEPASQLDDVPASTRRFVVFTLRHARLIWLVALLLAVPAVWRTALLYTNLRSELEHLLPKSAPSVKAIEEMRARLPGLQHLGVVVDAGQAANLPQAERFLDDLAGKIRAYPPELVRAVRLGNQAEREFLEKHAPIYLDHADLVTVRERIEARRDWEVAKAADQLLDEDEAPPPLDFADIEQKYRAAVGGGERVPSGRFSSKELAHSLLVVDVAPFSTGQGQGAELLRRVKADVAALGGPDKYAPGMRLGYAGDIAIGVEETQALKEDLSLSSVIVLLLVGGALLAYFRWYRSMLVLIPPLLLATAYTFALASLPPFSVTELNSNTAFLGSIIVGNGINFGIILLARYTEERRRGGKLEDSLIIAVWGARPGTLSASLAASAAYGSLILTEFRGFRQFGYIGLIGMVLSWAVSFVLIPPLCALLDRNGGSGRSPATTTGAVMGKVADAVTRYPRAILALGGVLTLASVLKLTTVSEKNLEHDFSKLRRADTWVDGEGHWGRKMDAVLGSYLTPTVILTDAPDQAERVRDELAALRKEPPLSEMVTRVFSVNDVIPPEQEKKLEEAAKIRAALTPRIRAQIPEDKRDLVEKLLSQEVPKPVGPDDLPPRLLVGLRERDGSVGKTVVVFPRPSRELWQGPPLAAFVASLRGAAEEAKPTARVAGSLPLSADILASVRRDGVFASVAAFLGVLAVVFGLFRFSRTTLLVIGSLVVGVAWLGAFAMLTGVKVNFANFIAFPITFGIGVDYAVNVMSRYLSDGERDVRPAIRATGGAVALCSVTTVVGYSSLLLAENRALFLFGLLAVLGEVVCLLAGVLLLPAVLLLMPKSRAAQVG; this is encoded by the coding sequence TTGAGCGAGCCTGCCAGCCAACTCGACGACGTCCCGGCGTCGACCCGGCGCTTCGTGGTCTTCACGCTGAGGCACGCTCGCCTGATCTGGCTCGTGGCGCTGCTGCTCGCCGTGCCGGCCGTCTGGCGCACGGCGCTGCTCTACACGAACCTGAGGAGCGAGCTCGAGCACCTCTTGCCGAAGAGCGCCCCGAGCGTGAAGGCCATCGAGGAGATGCGGGCACGTCTGCCCGGTCTCCAGCACCTGGGCGTGGTGGTGGACGCCGGCCAGGCCGCGAACCTCCCCCAGGCCGAGCGCTTCCTCGACGACCTGGCGGGGAAGATCCGCGCCTACCCGCCGGAGCTGGTGCGCGCCGTGCGGCTGGGCAACCAGGCCGAGCGCGAGTTCCTGGAGAAGCACGCGCCCATCTACCTGGACCACGCCGACCTCGTCACGGTGCGCGAGCGCATCGAAGCGCGGCGCGACTGGGAGGTGGCCAAGGCTGCCGACCAGCTGCTGGACGAGGACGAAGCTCCGCCTCCGCTCGACTTCGCCGACATCGAGCAGAAGTACAGAGCAGCGGTCGGCGGCGGCGAGCGGGTGCCGTCGGGACGATTCTCGTCGAAGGAGCTCGCCCACTCGCTCTTGGTGGTGGACGTGGCGCCGTTCTCGACTGGGCAGGGCCAGGGCGCGGAGCTGCTGCGCCGCGTGAAAGCCGACGTTGCGGCGCTGGGCGGACCGGACAAGTACGCGCCGGGCATGCGCCTCGGCTACGCCGGAGACATCGCGATCGGGGTCGAGGAGACCCAGGCCCTGAAGGAGGACCTGTCGCTGTCCTCGGTGATCGTGCTGCTCTTGGTGGGGGGGGCGCTACTCGCCTACTTCCGCTGGTACCGGAGCATGCTGGTGCTGATCCCACCGCTGCTCCTGGCGACGGCGTACACCTTCGCGCTGGCCTCGCTGCCGCCGTTCAGCGTCACCGAGCTGAACTCCAACACGGCGTTCCTGGGCTCGATCATCGTCGGCAACGGCATCAACTTCGGGATCATCCTCTTGGCGCGCTACACCGAGGAGCGACGTCGCGGCGGCAAGCTGGAGGACTCGTTGATCATCGCGGTCTGGGGTGCGCGCCCCGGCACCCTCTCGGCGTCGCTGGCTGCCAGCGCCGCTTACGGGTCGCTCATCCTGACCGAGTTCCGCGGCTTCCGGCAGTTCGGCTACATCGGGCTCATCGGCATGGTGCTGTCGTGGGCCGTCTCGTTCGTGCTGATCCCGCCGCTCTGCGCCCTGCTCGATCGGAACGGCGGCTCGGGCAGGAGCCCAGCCACGACCACCGGCGCCGTGATGGGTAAGGTGGCAGACGCGGTGACGCGTTACCCGCGGGCCATCCTCGCGCTGGGCGGCGTGCTCACGCTGGCCTCCGTCCTGAAGCTCACGACGGTCAGCGAGAAGAACCTCGAGCACGACTTTTCGAAACTCCGTCGGGCCGACACCTGGGTGGACGGTGAAGGCCATTGGGGGCGCAAGATGGACGCCGTGCTCGGCAGCTACCTGACCCCCACCGTCATCCTGACCGACGCCCCGGATCAGGCCGAACGCGTGCGCGACGAGTTGGCGGCGCTGCGGAAGGAGCCGCCGCTCTCGGAGATGGTGACCCGAGTCTTCTCGGTGAACGACGTGATCCCGCCCGAGCAGGAGAAGAAGCTGGAGGAGGCCGCCAAGATCCGCGCAGCGCTCACCCCGCGCATCCGCGCGCAGATCCCCGAGGACAAGCGCGATCTGGTGGAGAAGCTCCTCTCCCAGGAGGTCCCGAAGCCGGTGGGTCCGGACGACCTGCCACCCCGGCTCCTGGTCGGCTTGCGCGAGCGCGACGGCAGCGTGGGCAAGACAGTGGTCGTCTTCCCGCGCCCCTCGCGCGAGCTGTGGCAGGGGCCGCCCCTGGCGGCGTTCGTGGCGTCGCTGCGCGGCGCAGCCGAGGAAGCCAAACCGACCGCCCGGGTGGCGGGCTCCTTGCCGCTCTCCGCGGACATCCTGGCCTCGGTGCGGCGGGACGGCGTATTCGCCAGCGTCGCGGCCTTCCTCGGCGTGCTGGCGGTGGTCTTCGGCCTGTTCCGCTTCAGCCGGACCACGCTCCTGGTGATCGGCTCGTTGGTGGTCGGCGTGGCCTGGCTCGGAGCCTTCGCGATGCTCACCGGCGTGAAGGTCAACTTCGCCAACTTCATCGCCTTCCCCATCACCTTCGGCATCGGCGTGGACTACGCCGTGAACGTGATGAGCCGCTACCTGAGCGACGGCGAGCGCGACGTACGGCCGGCGATCCGCGCCACCGGCGGCGCCGTCGCGCTCTGCTCGGTGACCACCGTCGTCGGCTACTCGTCGCTGCTCCTGGCCGAGAACCGCGCGCTGTTCCTGTTCGGCTTGCTCGCCGTGCTCGGCGAGGTGGTGTGTCTGCTCGCGGGCGTCCTGCTCCTGCCCGCGGTGCTGCTCTTGATGCCCAAATCGCGGGCCGCTCAGGTCGGCTGA
- a CDS encoding GtrA family protein — MRERLRLLGRHQLASLSATAADFCAMIALVELAELSPVLGAALGAALGAVVNFLLNRRWVFHAERAPVAGQALRYALVSVASAVWNALGEHLLFKVLGLHYVVARVFVSVAVSLGWNFPLQRGWVFRNPEETS; from the coding sequence ATGCGCGAGAGGCTCCGGCTGCTCGGTCGGCATCAGCTGGCGTCGCTCTCGGCGACGGCAGCTGACTTCTGCGCCATGATCGCGCTGGTCGAGCTCGCGGAGCTCTCGCCCGTGCTCGGCGCGGCGCTCGGCGCGGCGCTCGGCGCGGTGGTGAATTTCCTCCTGAACCGGCGCTGGGTCTTCCACGCCGAGCGCGCTCCCGTCGCCGGTCAGGCGCTGCGCTACGCGCTGGTGTCGGTGGCGAGCGCCGTCTGGAACGCACTCGGCGAGCACCTGCTGTTCAAAGTCCTCGGGCTGCACTACGTGGTGGCTCGCGTGTTCGTCTCGGTCGCGGTCAGTCTGGGCTGGAACTTCCCGCTGCAGCGCGGCTGGGTGTTCCGTAACCCAGAGGAGACCAGTTGA